One genomic window of Trichlorobacter lovleyi includes the following:
- a CDS encoding Rne/Rng family ribonuclease, producing the protein MSRKMLINVLHPEEARVAIVQDGRLMELNIEISGKEQTKGNIYKGVVVRVEPGLQAAFVDIGQKKPGFIQMGDLHPDSWQWREDVPEAERKRRPRIQDVLRRGQELIVQVEKDARDMKGAALTSYLSLPGRYMVLMPGDDAAGISRKIEDNATRKELKTLVAELQVPTGYGYIVRTEAVGRTSDELKKDLDYLVGVHERILSQAAEIKGAGEIYQDAGVIIRTIRDYFSDDIDEVLVDDKAACQQAIEFFKEIMPGCEKLVKLHKEKRPIFSKYQLEEQIDQLYEKRVSLPSGGSLVIEPTEALVSIDVNSGKSSGEKGVEDTAFKTNLEAAAEVARQLRLRDLGGLVVIDFIDMRDNKHNKEVERTLKDALKSDKARVNLGRISQFGMMEMSRQRIAKNINDAIHLECPHCEGRGRVKSVEAMAVSFLRKVHAAAAKGQIAEVRGGLPLEVAYFLLNRKKRELAQIENDYEIVVTIKGKPSFLLNQLELETVRREKQREEPLEPEARQQLPAVEVAGPEAVAATEGTVPPEGEPSPESAPKKRRKRKRKKKSGERTVEAAAADQADIVPDHSGVADMAPAGGEELVLNQAAEQQEPAAKKRRRTRAKKKPAVVKDSESQDLKQEILVVDHVEAQVSVPVSEHEQPVRPVKTPRPKRATGVKAAAATINVSGEVAAQPVEAVAEVKPAAAKRKTPARKKPAVEAAVTDAGSVEPVPSAKPRKRPAARAKKSAVSTVDEAKE; encoded by the coding sequence ATGAGCAGAAAAATGTTGATAAACGTACTCCATCCCGAGGAGGCCCGCGTAGCGATTGTGCAAGACGGCCGCTTGATGGAGCTGAACATCGAAATCAGTGGCAAGGAACAGACCAAAGGCAACATCTATAAAGGGGTCGTCGTGCGGGTTGAACCAGGCCTGCAGGCGGCCTTTGTTGATATTGGCCAGAAAAAACCGGGCTTTATCCAGATGGGGGATCTGCATCCTGACAGCTGGCAGTGGCGCGAGGATGTTCCAGAGGCCGAGCGCAAGCGTCGTCCACGTATTCAGGATGTCCTGCGCAGAGGCCAGGAACTTATCGTTCAGGTTGAAAAAGATGCGCGGGATATGAAAGGGGCCGCCCTGACCAGCTATCTTTCGCTGCCTGGCCGTTATATGGTGCTGATGCCCGGTGATGATGCTGCCGGGATATCCCGTAAGATTGAGGATAATGCAACCCGCAAGGAGTTGAAGACCTTGGTTGCTGAGTTGCAGGTTCCGACTGGTTATGGCTACATTGTGCGGACTGAGGCGGTTGGCAGGACAAGTGATGAGCTAAAAAAAGATCTTGATTACCTGGTTGGCGTACACGAACGGATTCTGTCTCAAGCCGCTGAAATCAAGGGCGCCGGCGAGATATATCAGGATGCCGGTGTGATTATCCGTACCATTCGCGACTATTTTTCTGACGATATCGATGAGGTGTTGGTTGATGATAAGGCCGCCTGTCAACAGGCCATCGAATTTTTTAAAGAGATCATGCCCGGTTGCGAAAAGCTGGTTAAACTGCATAAGGAAAAACGACCGATTTTTTCAAAGTACCAGCTGGAAGAGCAGATCGATCAACTCTACGAAAAGCGCGTGTCTTTGCCCTCCGGCGGTTCATTGGTAATTGAGCCGACCGAGGCGCTGGTCTCTATTGACGTTAACTCCGGTAAGTCAAGTGGCGAAAAAGGTGTTGAGGATACTGCCTTCAAGACCAACCTTGAGGCGGCAGCCGAGGTTGCCCGTCAGCTGCGTTTGCGCGACCTGGGCGGCCTGGTGGTGATCGATTTCATTGATATGCGCGACAACAAGCATAACAAGGAGGTCGAACGGACCTTGAAAGATGCCTTGAAGTCTGATAAGGCGCGGGTCAACCTGGGGCGGATATCGCAGTTCGGCATGATGGAGATGTCCCGTCAAAGGATTGCCAAAAATATTAACGATGCAATTCATCTGGAGTGCCCACATTGTGAGGGCCGTGGTCGTGTCAAGTCAGTCGAGGCGATGGCGGTGTCGTTTTTGCGTAAGGTTCATGCAGCAGCGGCTAAGGGGCAGATAGCTGAAGTCCGAGGAGGTCTGCCGCTTGAAGTCGCGTATTTTCTTTTGAATCGTAAAAAACGAGAGCTGGCGCAGATTGAGAATGACTATGAAATTGTTGTGACAATTAAGGGTAAACCGTCATTTTTGCTAAATCAGCTGGAGCTCGAGACTGTTCGCAGGGAAAAACAGCGCGAAGAACCGCTGGAGCCTGAAGCCCGGCAGCAATTGCCGGCCGTTGAGGTGGCAGGGCCCGAAGCTGTTGCTGCAACTGAGGGGACAGTGCCGCCGGAAGGGGAGCCTAGTCCCGAGTCCGCTCCTAAAAAACGTCGCAAACGCAAGCGTAAGAAAAAGAGTGGTGAACGTACTGTTGAAGCGGCTGCTGCTGATCAGGCTGATATTGTTCCTGATCACTCCGGTGTCGCGGACATGGCACCAGCAGGGGGTGAAGAGCTTGTGTTGAACCAAGCGGCAGAGCAACAGGAACCGGCTGCGAAAAAACGCCGCCGTACCCGTGCCAAAAAGAAACCGGCGGTAGTCAAAGATAGTGAATCGCAGGATCTTAAGCAGGAGATTCTCGTCGTTGACCATGTTGAGGCGCAGGTTTCTGTACCGGTTTCTGAACATGAGCAGCCAGTACGACCGGTAAAAACGCCGCGTCCTAAGCGTGCTACCGGTGTTAAAGCGGCTGCAGCGACAATCAACGTCTCGGGAGAGGTGGCTGCGCAACCTGTTGAAGCTGTTGCAGAGGTGAAGCCTGCAGCTGCGAAACGTAAAACTCCGGCTCGTAAGAAGCCGGCCGTGGAGGCAGCTGTTACTGACGCCGGTTCAGTAGAGCCGGTTCCGTCTGCCAAACCCCGCAAACGCCCTGCTGCTCGTGCCAAAAAGAGCGCCGTTAGTACCGTTGACGAGGCTAAAGAATAG
- the lysS gene encoding lysine--tRNA ligase: protein MEELSELLLQRRRKVNDLWAAGINPYPNDFKPQHTSADVVAAYGSVEQIDAPDAEFVLAGRIIARRSFGKAAFMQLQDRKGRIQVYVRKDDLGEEVFAQFESFDIGDIIGIAGFPFRTKTGELSVHARSIRLLVKSLLPLPEKFHGLTDVETRYRQRYVDLIVNPEVRELFVKRSRIVNLIRSFMTSRDFLEVETPMMHQIPGGATARPFVTHHNALDMELYLRIAPELYLKRLVVGGFERVFEINRNFRNEGISVRHNPEFTMMEFYQAYATFEDLMDFTEELFCHVAEQVLGSLDFNYQGLAINFQRPWRRLTVKEAILEYGDIDAKKLDDRDLALAYARSIGLDLPDDISYGKLVMEIFEEVAEHKLIQPTFVTAYPTEVSPLSRKNDHDPYIVDRFELMIGGREIANAFSELNDPVDQKERFLAQVAEKDKGDEEAHYMDEDYVRALEYGLPPTAGEGIGIDRLVMLLTDSASIRDVILFPQLRKEAK from the coding sequence ATGGAAGAATTAAGTGAATTGCTGTTGCAACGTAGAAGAAAAGTCAATGATTTGTGGGCCGCCGGGATCAATCCTTACCCCAATGATTTCAAACCGCAACATACCTCTGCTGATGTAGTTGCCGCCTATGGCTCCGTCGAGCAGATTGACGCCCCGGATGCCGAGTTTGTGCTGGCCGGACGGATTATTGCCCGCCGTTCATTCGGTAAGGCTGCCTTCATGCAACTGCAGGACCGCAAAGGCAGGATTCAGGTCTATGTGCGCAAGGATGATCTGGGTGAGGAGGTCTTTGCCCAGTTTGAGTCCTTTGATATCGGCGACATCATCGGTATTGCCGGCTTCCCGTTCCGCACCAAAACCGGTGAACTTTCAGTGCATGCCCGCTCAATCCGTCTGCTGGTTAAGTCACTTCTGCCGTTACCCGAAAAATTTCACGGGCTGACTGACGTGGAGACCCGTTACCGTCAACGTTATGTCGATCTGATCGTTAATCCGGAGGTGAGAGAGCTGTTTGTCAAACGCTCCCGGATTGTAAACCTGATCCGCAGCTTTATGACCTCTCGTGATTTTCTTGAGGTTGAAACGCCGATGATGCATCAGATCCCTGGTGGTGCCACGGCCCGTCCCTTTGTTACCCATCACAATGCCCTGGATATGGAGCTGTATCTGCGGATTGCACCGGAGCTGTATCTGAAACGCCTGGTCGTGGGCGGTTTTGAACGGGTCTTTGAGATCAATCGAAACTTCCGCAACGAAGGGATTTCAGTCCGGCATAATCCTGAGTTTACGATGATGGAGTTTTACCAGGCCTACGCCACCTTTGAAGACCTGATGGATTTCACCGAAGAACTGTTCTGCCACGTAGCTGAACAGGTGCTGGGTTCGCTTGATTTTAACTATCAGGGACTTGCTATCAATTTTCAGCGTCCCTGGCGGCGCCTGACCGTTAAAGAGGCTATCCTGGAGTATGGCGACATCGATGCCAAAAAACTTGATGATCGCGATCTGGCGCTGGCATATGCCCGCAGTATCGGCCTTGATCTGCCGGATGATATCAGTTATGGCAAGCTGGTAATGGAGATATTTGAGGAGGTGGCAGAACATAAGCTGATCCAGCCTACCTTTGTAACCGCCTACCCCACCGAGGTGTCGCCGCTATCCCGTAAAAATGACCACGACCCTTATATCGTTGACCGCTTTGAACTGATGATCGGCGGACGTGAGATTGCCAACGCCTTCTCTGAGTTGAACGATCCGGTCGATCAGAAGGAGCGTTTTTTGGCGCAGGTTGCCGAAAAGGATAAGGGCGATGAAGAGGCGCACTACATGGACGAAGATTACGTTCGCGCCCTGGAGTATGGTCTGCCCCCTACTGCCGGTGAGGGGATCGGTATTGATCGCCTGGTTATGCTGCTGACGGACTCGGCCTCAATCCGTGACGTGATCCTCTTCCCACAGCTTCGTAAAGAGGCAAAATAA
- a CDS encoding lipoprotein-releasing ABC transporter permease subunit has protein sequence MPFELKIGLRYLKAKRKSTFISIITFISTAGVTLGVMALIVVLAVMTGFERDLKEKILGTNAHLVVIRSGAPMDDYRTMMERLQQLPGVEAATPFIYNQVMLSTGRHVSGVVLRGIDSVSDKKVTRLSRAIVQGSMDSLDPPRGSDADPGILIGRELAKHLNLFLGDRVNVVSPTGTITPLGMMPKLKPFKVTGIFNTGMFEYDSTLAYVSINQAQKFFDLGDTVTGIQLKVADVYATTELAKNINRTYGPDLYARDWMQMNRNILFALKTEKVVMFIILTLIVLVAAFGIASTLFMVVMEKTRDIAILKTMGARSGSIMKIFVLEGLIIGVVGTVLGVLSGLLISFNLEPIINLVQKVTGKNFFSKEIYYLDHFPSHVVMSDVLIISITAILISFLATLYPAWQASRMLPAEALRYE, from the coding sequence CTGCCGTTTGAACTGAAAATAGGATTGCGTTACCTGAAGGCCAAACGTAAATCCACCTTCATCTCGATCATCACCTTCATCTCTACAGCCGGTGTGACCTTGGGCGTTATGGCGCTGATTGTTGTACTTGCCGTCATGACCGGATTTGAGCGGGATCTGAAGGAAAAGATACTGGGGACCAACGCCCATCTGGTGGTAATCCGCAGTGGTGCGCCGATGGATGACTACCGCACCATGATGGAGCGCCTGCAGCAGTTGCCCGGCGTGGAGGCGGCAACGCCGTTTATTTACAATCAGGTGATGTTGTCAACCGGGCGGCATGTGTCCGGTGTGGTCTTGCGCGGGATCGATTCCGTGTCAGACAAAAAAGTCACGAGGCTTTCACGGGCGATTGTCCAGGGTTCGATGGACTCCCTTGATCCTCCGCGCGGGTCTGATGCCGATCCTGGAATTCTGATCGGTCGTGAACTGGCAAAACATCTGAACCTGTTTCTTGGTGACCGGGTCAATGTGGTCTCGCCGACCGGTACCATCACCCCGTTGGGGATGATGCCCAAGCTGAAGCCGTTTAAGGTAACCGGCATTTTTAACACCGGCATGTTTGAGTATGATTCAACCCTGGCCTATGTCAGCATCAATCAGGCCCAGAAATTTTTTGATCTTGGGGACACCGTTACCGGCATTCAGCTTAAAGTTGCGGACGTGTATGCGACGACCGAGCTTGCAAAAAACATCAACCGTACCTACGGTCCTGATCTGTATGCCCGTGACTGGATGCAGATGAACAGGAATATCCTTTTTGCTCTCAAGACGGAAAAAGTGGTTATGTTTATCATCCTGACCCTGATCGTGCTGGTGGCCGCTTTCGGAATCGCCTCTACCCTGTTCATGGTGGTCATGGAAAAGACCCGTGATATTGCAATCCTGAAAACCATGGGGGCCCGCTCCGGCAGTATCATGAAAATCTTCGTGCTGGAGGGGCTGATCATCGGTGTGGTTGGAACGGTATTGGGGGTGCTGTCCGGTCTGCTGATCTCGTTCAACCTGGAGCCGATCATAAATCTGGTGCAAAAAGTAACCGGCAAGAACTTCTTCAGCAAGGAGATCTACTACCTGGACCACTTCCCTTCCCATGTGGTGATGTCGGATGTCCTGATCATTTCGATAACTGCAATCCTGATTTCCTTTCTAGCCACGCTCTATCCGGCTTGGCAGGCATCCCGGATGCTGCCGGCAGAGGCTCTGCGTTATGAGTAG
- a CDS encoding ABC transporter ATP-binding protein produces the protein MSSLLEVTGLCKDYRMGTDTVQVLKGIDLGISAGTTTALVGASGAGKSTLLHILGALDRPSSGTVAYKGQELFTRSDRELADFRSHTIGFVFQFHHLLPEFTALENVMMPALIARKDSALAGQQARALLAEVGLEHRLNHRPGELSGGEQQRVAIARALVMEPELLLADEPTGNLDAKTSEAIYELLVKIQKQTGISMVVVTHNERIAARMERVVRLLDGLILPCTTEDM, from the coding sequence ATGAGTAGTCTGCTGGAGGTGACAGGACTCTGCAAGGATTACCGGATGGGGACTGATACGGTACAGGTGCTGAAGGGGATTGATCTTGGTATCTCGGCTGGAACCACAACAGCCCTGGTCGGGGCTTCCGGTGCCGGCAAGAGCACGTTACTCCATATTCTGGGAGCGCTTGACCGCCCAAGCAGCGGCACGGTTGCCTACAAAGGTCAGGAGCTGTTTACTCGGTCTGACCGGGAACTGGCAGACTTCAGAAGCCATACCATCGGTTTTGTGTTTCAGTTTCACCACCTGTTGCCGGAGTTTACGGCACTGGAAAATGTCATGATGCCTGCCTTGATTGCACGCAAGGATAGCGCTCTGGCAGGTCAGCAGGCCCGGGCTCTTTTGGCGGAAGTCGGCCTGGAACACCGTCTCAACCACAGACCAGGCGAGCTCTCTGGCGGAGAACAACAGCGCGTTGCCATAGCCAGGGCGCTGGTGATGGAACCTGAGTTGCTGTTAGCCGATGAACCGACCGGCAACCTTGATGCAAAGACCAGTGAGGCGATCTACGAATTGCTGGTAAAGATTCAGAAACAGACTGGCATCAGCATGGTAGTTGTTACCCACAATGAGAGAATTGCTGCAAGGATGGAGCGAGTAGTCCGGTTGCTGGATGGCCTGATTCTTCCCTGCACTACGGAGGACATGTGA
- the bamA gene encoding outer membrane protein assembly factor BamA: MTFYPYLTTALLAALLLADRTAYADGEKILDVVVRGNRRVEGAAILGATRIKPGDILDSDRTDADVRSIFRLGQFQEVQVSSEPGNGGVILVYAVIEKPIVRDIRFEGNKELKQDKLLEGLPVRRNAIFSQKDLDRAVAKLKKQYQDEGYYLVVVEPLIEQRSPTEYQILFKVTEGKKIRISTINFEGNTAFSAGKLRGVMETKQEWFMSWLTGAGTYKEEVLKNDALLIADHYMNNGYINVKVSEPVMKLADDQESLLVEINITEGDQYRVGEVAFKGDILYPEHEIRKQLKTESGEVFSRANLRADIGTLTDMTADKGYAFNNVNPQTKADPDRKVMDLTFDIEKGDLVYIERISIAGNSKTRDKVVRRELRLMEGDLYSATGFKRSKQNLMNTGYFEEANVATSKGSSGNKLNVNVDLKEKATGAFTIGGGYSSLDGLIFQGSVSQANFLGLGLKANASAAIGGKSNTYSVGLTDPYFLDSKWTLGLDIYRSERDYTDYSRRLTGGDIKAGYPITDFIGTFWMYKYEIKDIYDPDIYYLDANAKYPDSYPLGQTTTSSIYASLTNNTTDFRFDPSSGWVNTLSVEYAGLGGDNKYVREIFDNTYYHPLWWKFVVSGKLVVGAIQKAGGPIPIDEKFYLGGIGTLRGYSARTVSPKNNDVYVGGEKELFGNIEIKFPLLPEYGIKGVGFFDYGNAWSGSFKPPQMLMSYGGGIRWASPMGPLRLEYGIPINPRPEDSKSGRFEFAIGSLF; the protein is encoded by the coding sequence GTGACTTTTTACCCCTACCTGACAACGGCACTGCTGGCTGCTCTGCTCCTCGCAGACCGCACGGCGTATGCCGATGGTGAAAAAATTCTCGACGTGGTTGTGCGCGGCAACCGGCGGGTGGAGGGGGCTGCCATTCTGGGAGCCACCAGGATCAAGCCGGGTGATATACTCGACAGTGATCGCACCGATGCCGATGTCCGGTCAATCTTCCGCTTGGGGCAGTTTCAGGAAGTGCAGGTCTCCAGTGAGCCGGGTAACGGCGGGGTGATACTGGTCTATGCGGTGATTGAAAAGCCGATTGTCAGGGATATCCGGTTTGAAGGAAACAAGGAACTCAAACAGGACAAACTGCTGGAGGGATTGCCGGTTCGCCGGAATGCAATCTTTTCCCAGAAGGATCTTGACAGGGCGGTCGCCAAGCTGAAGAAACAGTACCAGGATGAAGGGTACTATCTGGTTGTGGTTGAGCCTTTGATTGAACAGCGTTCACCAACTGAGTACCAGATCCTCTTCAAGGTAACGGAAGGCAAAAAGATCAGGATCAGTACCATCAATTTTGAGGGGAACACAGCCTTCAGCGCCGGCAAGCTGCGTGGTGTAATGGAGACCAAGCAGGAGTGGTTCATGTCATGGCTGACCGGGGCCGGCACCTATAAAGAAGAGGTGCTGAAGAACGACGCCCTGCTGATTGCTGATCACTACATGAATAACGGGTATATCAACGTCAAGGTCAGTGAGCCGGTCATGAAGCTGGCAGATGACCAGGAATCGTTGCTGGTTGAGATCAACATAACCGAAGGCGACCAATACCGGGTTGGTGAGGTCGCCTTTAAGGGGGATATCCTCTATCCAGAGCATGAAATCCGTAAACAGCTGAAGACAGAGAGCGGAGAGGTATTTAGCCGGGCCAATCTCCGTGCTGATATCGGTACCCTGACGGACATGACCGCAGACAAGGGCTATGCCTTCAACAACGTTAACCCCCAGACCAAGGCGGATCCTGACAGAAAGGTGATGGATCTGACCTTTGACATTGAAAAAGGGGATCTGGTCTATATTGAGCGGATATCCATCGCCGGCAACTCAAAGACGCGCGACAAGGTTGTACGACGTGAGTTGCGCTTGATGGAGGGCGATCTGTACAGCGCCACAGGGTTCAAACGCAGCAAACAGAACCTGATGAATACCGGCTATTTTGAAGAAGCCAATGTGGCAACCTCCAAGGGGAGTAGCGGAAACAAGTTGAACGTCAATGTGGACCTGAAGGAAAAGGCCACCGGTGCGTTTACTATCGGCGGCGGTTACAGTTCGCTGGATGGCCTGATCTTCCAGGGGTCGGTTTCTCAGGCAAACTTTCTGGGACTGGGGCTCAAGGCCAATGCGTCAGCTGCCATCGGAGGCAAGTCCAACACCTACTCGGTCGGTTTGACTGACCCCTATTTCCTGGACAGCAAATGGACGCTCGGACTTGATATCTACCGTTCAGAACGTGACTATACCGACTACAGCCGCCGTCTGACCGGTGGTGACATCAAGGCCGGTTATCCGATTACCGATTTTATCGGTACCTTCTGGATGTACAAGTACGAAATCAAGGATATTTATGATCCTGATATCTACTATCTGGATGCTAACGCAAAGTACCCGGACAGCTATCCGCTGGGGCAGACCACGACCAGCTCCATCTATGCCAGCCTCACCAATAACACAACCGACTTCCGCTTTGACCCGTCCAGCGGCTGGGTCAACACCCTTTCGGTGGAATATGCCGGCTTGGGTGGTGACAATAAATATGTCCGTGAAATTTTTGATAATACCTACTACCATCCGCTCTGGTGGAAGTTCGTTGTCTCCGGCAAGCTTGTGGTCGGTGCAATACAGAAGGCCGGCGGCCCGATCCCGATTGATGAAAAATTTTACCTGGGTGGCATCGGGACACTGCGTGGTTATTCAGCAAGGACGGTAAGTCCTAAAAATAACGATGTCTATGTCGGTGGCGAAAAAGAACTGTTCGGCAATATTGAGATCAAGTTTCCGTTGTTGCCGGAATATGGCATTAAAGGGGTCGGCTTCTTTGATTATGGTAATGCCTGGTCAGGCAGCTTTAAGCCTCCGCAAATGCTGATGAGCTACGGGGGCGGCATCCGGTGGGCCTCACCGATGGGGCCACTGCGGCTTGAGTATGGTATTCCGATCAATCCGCGCCCTGAAGACAGCAAATCCGGCCGTTTTGAGTTTGCAATCGGCAGTTTGTTTTAA
- a CDS encoding OmpH family outer membrane protein — MKRLVMMVLMLALMSGSAWAADTKIGYLDMQRALNTSETGKAAKAQLQEKLKKYQEQINIKQEELQKLKDSLEKQGLTLTEAARAAKEKDYQQKLKDFQRFTKDAEEDLQARDSEFTKKILEVLEKIVQEYGKKNGYSVIFDARSAGMLYADTSVDLTDEILKALNAAQAKK; from the coding sequence ATGAAGCGTTTGGTCATGATGGTACTGATGCTGGCTCTTATGTCTGGTTCTGCCTGGGCTGCTGATACAAAGATCGGCTACCTTGATATGCAACGCGCTCTGAATACCTCTGAGACGGGCAAGGCCGCCAAGGCACAGCTGCAGGAAAAGCTGAAGAAGTATCAGGAACAGATCAACATCAAACAGGAAGAACTCCAAAAACTGAAGGACAGCCTTGAAAAGCAGGGTCTTACCCTGACGGAGGCGGCCCGTGCCGCCAAGGAAAAGGATTACCAGCAGAAGCTGAAGGACTTCCAGCGTTTCACCAAAGATGCTGAAGAAGACCTGCAGGCCCGTGACAGCGAATTTACCAAGAAGATTCTTGAAGTTCTGGAGAAGATTGTTCAGGAGTACGGCAAGAAGAACGGCTACTCGGTGATATTTGATGCCCGCAGCGCCGGTATGCTCTATGCTGACACATCAGTAGACCTGACCGACGAGATTCTTAAGGCCCTGAATGCCGCGCAGGCCAAGAAATAG
- the lpxD gene encoding UDP-3-O-(3-hydroxymyristoyl)glucosamine N-acyltransferase, whose protein sequence is MMLTKTLQELADHLGGTVRGDGTIKINGLAPLEGATPDKITFLANPKYAAKVAETRAGGVLMAPGGESYGRNVIELANPYLGFAKLLKLFYTQPHPALGVLPEAVIGTNVVLGEGISIYPGAVVGNNVSIGDRVVIYPGAVIYDGVVIGDECVIHANAVVRERCRLGKRCKLQPGAVVGSDGFGYAPDGPSYYPIPQIGIVVLEDDVEIGANAAVDRAALEVTLIRRGTKLDNLVQVAHNCQIGEDCMIVSQVGIAGSSKIGNHVTLAGQVGVVGHVSIGDNVIVGAQAGVPGSLEGNAYYSGSPAMPHKEWLKTMGTLPKLPEMRKKMNEYEKRLAALEARLVKE, encoded by the coding sequence ATGATGTTGACCAAGACGCTTCAGGAACTGGCAGATCACCTGGGTGGCACTGTCCGTGGCGACGGTACGATCAAAATCAACGGACTTGCCCCGCTTGAAGGGGCGACGCCGGACAAAATCACCTTTCTTGCAAATCCCAAATATGCTGCAAAAGTAGCAGAGACCAGGGCTGGCGGCGTATTGATGGCGCCAGGCGGAGAGTCGTACGGTCGCAATGTGATCGAGCTGGCCAACCCGTATCTGGGCTTTGCCAAGCTGCTGAAACTCTTCTACACCCAGCCGCATCCGGCGTTAGGGGTGTTGCCTGAAGCGGTGATCGGGACCAACGTTGTGCTCGGCGAGGGGATCAGTATCTATCCCGGTGCCGTGGTCGGCAACAATGTCAGTATCGGTGACCGGGTGGTGATCTATCCCGGTGCCGTGATCTATGACGGTGTCGTCATTGGGGATGAGTGTGTCATCCATGCCAATGCGGTGGTACGGGAACGTTGCCGACTGGGCAAACGCTGCAAGCTGCAGCCCGGTGCCGTGGTCGGCAGTGACGGCTTCGGCTATGCGCCGGACGGTCCTTCCTATTATCCGATTCCCCAGATCGGCATCGTGGTGCTGGAAGATGATGTTGAGATCGGTGCCAATGCCGCCGTTGACCGGGCAGCCCTTGAAGTCACCCTGATCAGGCGCGGCACCAAGCTGGATAACCTGGTACAGGTGGCCCACAACTGTCAGATCGGCGAAGACTGCATGATTGTCTCCCAGGTAGGGATTGCCGGCAGCAGCAAGATCGGCAACCATGTCACCCTGGCTGGTCAGGTGGGGGTGGTGGGGCATGTCAGCATCGGGGATAACGTGATTGTCGGTGCCCAGGCCGGTGTGCCCGGCTCTCTGGAAGGCAACGCCTACTACAGCGGTTCTCCGGCCATGCCGCACAAGGAATGGCTGAAGACCATGGGAACCCTGCCCAAACTGCCTGAGATGAGAAAAAAAATGAACGAGTACGAAAAACGGCTGGCCGCCCTTGAAGCCCGGCTGGTAAAGGAGTAA
- the fabZ gene encoding 3-hydroxyacyl-ACP dehydratase FabZ, translated as MPMDVNAIMKILPHRYPFLLVDRIVELEHGKRCVGIKNVSINEPFFPGHFPGHPVMPGVLIVEAMAQVAGIMAYLASDEETRKKVSYFMAIDSAKFRKPVMPGDQLQIEITTTMNRRGIWGVDGKAFVDGKLVTEASLKATFAPAE; from the coding sequence ATGCCGATGGATGTGAACGCCATCATGAAGATTCTGCCCCACCGCTATCCGTTTTTGTTGGTGGATCGTATTGTGGAGCTTGAACACGGCAAACGCTGTGTCGGCATCAAGAACGTCAGTATCAACGAACCGTTCTTTCCGGGGCACTTTCCCGGCCATCCGGTCATGCCCGGAGTGTTGATTGTTGAGGCGATGGCCCAGGTTGCCGGTATTATGGCCTACCTTGCCTCTGATGAAGAGACCAGGAAGAAGGTCAGCTACTTTATGGCCATTGACAGCGCCAAGTTCCGCAAGCCGGTTATGCCCGGTGATCAGCTTCAGATCGAGATTACCACCACCATGAACCGTCGCGGCATCTGGGGTGTTGATGGCAAGGCATTTGTTGACGGCAAGCTGGTGACCGAGGCCTCACTCAAGGCTACCTTTGCCCCGGCAGAATAG
- the lpxA gene encoding acyl-ACP--UDP-N-acetylglucosamine O-acyltransferase: MSIHASAIVHPSAQLAEGVEIGPYAIIEEHAIIGKGTSIGAHAVIGKWTELGENNQIYHLASVGAAPQDLKYKGEECWTRLGNGNVIREFATIHRGTVTGHAETVMGNNNLMMAYSHVAHDCTVGSGNVFANSATLAGHVTVQDNVILGGLVAIHQFVTIGSYSMLGGGTLVGLDIPPYMIATSGKRDAKLRGLNLIGLKRRGFSDAAISNLKKAYKTLFMSELKQPEAIAKIRSEIVGCAEVDTLLAFIEASQRGICRG, translated from the coding sequence ATGAGCATACATGCAAGCGCAATCGTCCACCCTTCTGCACAGCTGGCTGAAGGGGTTGAGATCGGTCCTTACGCCATTATTGAAGAACATGCCATTATCGGTAAAGGTACCAGCATCGGTGCCCATGCGGTGATCGGCAAGTGGACCGAGCTGGGGGAGAATAACCAGATCTATCACCTGGCTTCGGTCGGTGCTGCCCCGCAAGACCTGAAGTACAAGGGGGAGGAGTGCTGGACCCGCCTGGGCAACGGAAACGTGATCCGTGAGTTTGCCACCATCCATCGCGGTACGGTAACCGGTCATGCCGAGACCGTGATGGGTAATAACAATCTGATGATGGCCTATTCCCATGTGGCCCATGATTGTACGGTTGGTAGCGGTAATGTCTTTGCCAATTCAGCCACTCTGGCCGGTCATGTGACGGTACAGGACAACGTGATTCTGGGCGGACTGGTTGCCATTCACCAGTTTGTGACCATCGGCTCCTACTCCATGTTGGGAGGCGGAACCTTGGTGGGGCTGGATATTCCCCCCTACATGATTGCAACATCGGGGAAAAGAGATGCCAAACTGCGCGGGCTGAACCTGATCGGTCTGAAGCGTCGCGGTTTCAGTGATGCGGCGATCAGCAACCTGAAAAAGGCATACAAGACCCTGTTCATGTCGGAGCTTAAGCAGCCCGAAGCAATTGCCAAGATCAGGTCCGAAATTGTCGGCTGTGCCGAGGTCGATACGCTGCTGGCCTTTATCGAGGCCTCACAACGCGGGATCTGCCGCGGATGA